CCCACGGTCTTCGTCTCCGGCGGCCCCATGGAGGCCGGCCGCGCCACCCTCGTGGACGGCACGGTCCGCAAGCTCGACCTGATCGACGCCATGGTGGACGCGGCGAACGACGGCGTCTCCGACGCCGACGTGCTGCGCATCGAGGAGAACGCCTGTCCCACCTGCGGCTCCTGTTCCGGCATGTTCACCGCCAACTCGATGAACTGCCTGACCGAGGCCATGGGCCTCTCCCTCCCGGGCAACGGATCGGTGCTCGCCACCCACACCGCGCGCAAGGCGCTCTACGAGGCCGCGGGCCGCACGGTCGTCGAGCTGACCACGCGCTACTACGAGCAGGACGATGAGACGGTCCTCCCGCGGAACGTGGCGAGCCGCAGCGCCTTCGAGAACGCGATGGCCCTCGACATCGCCATGGGCGGCTCGACGAACACGATCCTGCACCTGCTGGCCGCCGCCCAGGAGGCCGGCCTCGACTACGGGCTGGCGGACATCGACGCCGTCTCCCGCCGGGTGCCGTGCCTGGCCAAGGTCGCGCCGAACGTCGCCCCCGGCGGGACGTACTACATGGAGGACGTGCACCGCGCGGGCGGCATCCCCGCCATCCTCGGCGAGCTGTACCGCGCGGGACTGCTCAACGAGGACGTGCACGCGGTGCACTCCGACTCGCTCGCGGACTGGCTCAAGCGGTGGGACGTCCGCGGCGGCTCCCCGTCGCCCGAGGCCGTCGAACTGTGGCACGCGGCGCCCGGCTGCGTGCGGTCGGCGACGGCGTTCTCGCAGTCCGAGCGCTGGGAGTCCCTGGACACCGACGCGGAGGGCGGCTGCATCCGCTCGCTGGAGCACGCGTACTCGAAGGACGGCGGTCTCGCGGTGCTCAAGGGCAACATCGCGGTGGACGGCGCCGTGGTGAAGACCGCGGGCGTCGACGCCTCGATCCTCACCTTCGAGGGCCCGGCCGTCGTCTGCGAGTCGCAGGAGGAGGCGTGCGACAAGATCCTCGGCAAGCAGGTCAAGGAGGGCGATGTCGTCGTCATCCGCTACGAGGGCCCCAAGGGCGGCCCCGGCATGCAGGAGATGCTGTACCCGACGTCGTTCCTGAAGGGCCGCGGCCTGGGCAAGGCGTGCGCGCTGGTCACCGACGGCCGCTTCTCCGGCGGCACGTCGGGGCTCTCCATCGGCCACGCCTCGCCCGAGGCGGCGGCGGGCGGCGCGATCGCGCTGGTCGAGGACGGCGACCTGATCCGTATCGACATCCCGAACCGCGGCATCGAGCTGCTGGTCGACGAGCAGACCCTGGCCGAGCGCCGCGCGGCCCTCGGCGGGCGGTACGCGCCGGAGAACCGCGAGCGCAAGGTGTCCACGGCCCTGCGGGCGTACGCGGCGATGGCGACCAGCGCCGACAAGGGCGCGGTGCGGGACGTCACCAAGCTGGAGGGCTGAGCCCGGCGCGGCCCGCAGCGGCGCGGCCGCGCCCTTACCCCGGCTCCCCCAGGGGCGGCCTTCGGCCCGTCCCCAGGGGGGCGGGACACGCCGCGGAGGGCTCCGCGATAATCGGGTGCGTGAGCGACAACCAGCAGTCAGAGAGCCACGACGGCGCGCCGCTGCCCGAGACCCTGCGGTTCTTCGGCACCACCTGGGTCGACCGCTCGCGCGGCTACTGGGCCCGCCGCGTCGGCGTCGCCGTCCTGGCCCTGGTGCTGGCCGCAGCCGGCGCGTTCGTGCTGGCGCTGTCGTACAACGGCCTGCAGCTCGCCGACAGCGGCGGCATCATCCAACTGCTGATGATCGCCGCCTTCGCGGTCTGCAGTTCGCTCGCCTTCACCCGCACCCTCGGCGGCTTCAGCCGCCCGCACGAGGCCGGGCCCGCGGACAGCTCGTGGCGGCCGATCCGGGTCATAGGCTTCGTCGGCGTGCTGCTCGCGTACACGGTGCGCAGCTTCGCCGAGGCCCCCGGCGAGGGGATGCTGCGCAAGGACTACGAGCACCGGCTGGAGCAGCACGCGCGCCGCCGCTCGTCCCGTACGGGCAACCCCGCCAAGCGCAAGCGCAAGAAGCGCCGCTGACCCGCCCCGGGCCCCACGCCCCCCACGCCCCCCGCGCCGCCTACGCACCCTCCCGCGCCCCCGCGGACGCCGCCACCCACCCGTCCGCCAGGTCCGCCAGCCGGTGCGCCGCCGCCGTGGTCCGCTCCCGGTCGCCCGTGTTGAGCATGTCGATCTGCAGCCCCGCGAAGGCCGCGTTGAGCAGCGTCGCGTAGCCCGTCGCCGCCTCCGCCGGCACCCCCCGGTCGCGGAACCAGCCCGCGACGAACTCCACCCGGTCCGCCAGCAGCCGTGACGTCGCCCCGCCCAGCCGGTCCCCGGCGGCGAGCCCCTCGATCTCGTGGATGAGCCG
The Streptomyces sp. CNQ-509 DNA segment above includes these coding regions:
- the ilvD gene encoding dihydroxy-acid dehydratase; the protein is MPALRSRTVTHGRNMAGARALMRASGVANEDIGKPVVAVANSFTEFVPGHTHLAPVGRIVSEAVKAAGAVPREFDTIAVDDGIAMGHGGMLYSLPSRDLIADSVEYMVEAHCADALVCISNCDKITPGMLMAALRLNIPTVFVSGGPMEAGRATLVDGTVRKLDLIDAMVDAANDGVSDADVLRIEENACPTCGSCSGMFTANSMNCLTEAMGLSLPGNGSVLATHTARKALYEAAGRTVVELTTRYYEQDDETVLPRNVASRSAFENAMALDIAMGGSTNTILHLLAAAQEAGLDYGLADIDAVSRRVPCLAKVAPNVAPGGTYYMEDVHRAGGIPAILGELYRAGLLNEDVHAVHSDSLADWLKRWDVRGGSPSPEAVELWHAAPGCVRSATAFSQSERWESLDTDAEGGCIRSLEHAYSKDGGLAVLKGNIAVDGAVVKTAGVDASILTFEGPAVVCESQEEACDKILGKQVKEGDVVVIRYEGPKGGPGMQEMLYPTSFLKGRGLGKACALVTDGRFSGGTSGLSIGHASPEAAAGGAIALVEDGDLIRIDIPNRGIELLVDEQTLAERRAALGGRYAPENRERKVSTALRAYAAMATSADKGAVRDVTKLEG